The proteins below come from a single Dasypus novemcinctus isolate mDasNov1 chromosome 22, mDasNov1.1.hap2, whole genome shotgun sequence genomic window:
- the LOC105745627 gene encoding olfactory receptor 14J1-like gives MVMENITTMSGFLLMGFSNNRELQILYALLFLVMYLLALAGNLIIITITTLDQALQSPMYYFLKHLSLLDLSFLSVTVPQSIDSSLKGDGYISHGQCVLQVFFFTSLAWAELAILTVMSYDRYAAICFPLHYELIMDPGTCQGAVAAVWLSGTASGILFTAATFSISFCKAKVIHQFFCDVPQLLKLSCSNDYLGLIGVMGFISLMAFICFSSIVISYIYIFSTVLKVPSAEGQSKAFSTCLPHLCVVSFFLSTGIFEFLKPTSDSSSIFDLTISIFYTIVPPTLNPIIYSLRNEAMKGSMIRLLVGGEFPGKKLFCPFE, from the coding sequence ATGGTTATGGAAAACATAACCACTATGAGTGGGTTCCTCCTCATGGGGTTTTCCAACAACCGTGAGCTGCAGATCTTATATGCCTTGCTCTTCTTGGTGATGTACCTATTGGCCTTGGCAGGTAacctcatcatcatcaccatcaccacacTGGACCAGGCTCTCCAATCCCCAATGTATTACTTCTTGAAGCACCTCTCCCTCCTGGAcctctccttcctttctgtcACGGTCCCGCAATCCATTGACAGTTCCCTGAAGGGCGATGGCTATATTTCCCATGGTCAATGTGTGCTTCAAGttttcttcttcacctccctggccTGGGCTGAGCTTGCCATTCTCACTGTGATGTCTTATGACCGCTATGCAGCCATCTGCTTCCCACTGCACTATGAGCTCATCATGGACCCTGGTACCTGTCAGGGGGCTGTGGCAGCTGTATGGCTGAGTGGGACTGCCTCTGGAATCTTGTTTACAGCTGCAACATTCTCCATCTCATTCTGCAAGGCTAAAGTCATCCACCAATTCTTCTGTGATGTGCCCCAGCTGCTGAAGCTCTCCTGCTCCAATGATTACCTTGGACTGATTGGAGTGATGGGTTTCATTTCTCTGATGGCATTCATCTGCTTCTCCTCCATTGTCATTTCCTATATCTACATCTTCTCTACAGTTCTAAAAGTGCCCTCTGCTGAGGGCCAATCCAAGGCCTTCTCTACCTGCCTGCCTCACCTCTGTGTTGTCTCATTTTTCCTCTCCACAGGCATCTTTGAGTTCCTAAAACCAACTTCAGATTCTTCAAGTATTTTTGATCTTACGATTTCTATCTTTTATACAATAGTGCCCCCAACACTGAACCCTATTATCTACAGTCTGAGAAATGAGGCCATGAAGGGATCTATGATAAGACtattggtgggtggggagttCCCTGGGAAAAAACTTTTTTGTCCTTTTGAATGA